ACGTGGTGTTGCTGCGATATGCGCTCTCGACGCGATTCCGGATGGACTGAGTTGCCGGTGGCTGTCCGCTGACGGTCGCAGATCGGTGGCCCGCCGACTGAACCACCCGGGCCGTCATCCCGTGCCCTCTACCAACTGCCGTCCGCGGACGGCAGAGCGACCAGGTCTCCGACCGAGGGATGGGATAATCGATGAGTGCTCGAGGCTGGCTGGCGGTCCGCGTGGCGTTGACCGTCATCGTGGTGGCGGGTCTGGCGATCGATGCCTACGTGCATTTCCACGTGGCGTTCGGCTATGAAAAAGTCCAATCGAGCGTCCTGAACGAGGCCCAGCTGTTCCGGGCCGAGGGCGCGGTGGCGGCCCTTGTCGCACTCGCCCTGCTGGCCCGCCCCCGTCGCTATACGGCGGCGTTGGCCTTCCTGGTCACCGCGGGCGGGGCGTTCGCGGTGCTCCTCTACTACTACGTCAATGTGGGAGCGTTCGGCCCGTTCCCCAACATGTACGAGCACGTCTGGTACACGGAGAAGACGCTGAGCGCCTGGGCCGAAGGGATCGCCGCCCTCGCGGCGCTCGCGTTGCTGATCGTCATGCACGTTCGGGTACGCCGGACCACCGACACCGCGGCCGAGCGCGGCAAGACCTCCGTGCAGCTCAGCGGCTGAGGTCGCAGGTCCCGACTGCTCGTCAACTGGCTGCTTGATCAGTAGCAACGTCGGCATCGTTCGCCCAGAAGGGCTCTCGGAAATTCCGCCGGTTGCCTGCCATGTAACCGGTACGCCGGGGTAGCTGAACAAATATCGGGGCTTTCCCCTACTTGGGCAATAGGTAGGCGGCAAATGATCTTTCTGCTGGCGATGGCGATTCTCGCATTCTGCTTCCTCTGCTTCGTGGCGTTCCTCTACCTCGTGTGGAGAGAGGGGGCGACAGGCATGAGCCTCGAGGGAGTGCGGGACCCAGCCGTCGACCCGGGTCTGCAGCTCACGCCGCTGGATCAGCGGGCCGTCAGCCCTTCCGGCCCCACGTAAGAAGGTCAGCGTCGCTCAGGGTTGTGCCACCAGCACGGCTCGTGTGTAGAGCAGATCGAAGCCTTGACGCTGCGCATTCTGTTGCGACTTGGATGCGGGCTGGGTGGTGACGACGGCGATGTCGCAGCCGGCTGCTGCGGCGTCGGCGAGCCGGGCCGAAAGAAGCGCCGTCTGGACACCCCGGCGGCGGTGCGCGGCCGTGGTCGCCGCGCCGGTGAGCTGCGCGACACCGTCTGCCGCCCGGAAGCTGGCGCCGCCGGCGACGACCCCGTCCCGCAGCGCCACGTAACGCGTGACACCCGCCGAGGTGAGATCGCGCATCGCCCCCGCGATGACCTCGCGCGGAAAGTCTTCATGCGAAGGCAGGCCCTGGGTATCGGGGTGGGCGAAGCCGTCGGCCACCACGTCAAGCCAGGTGTCGAACTCGTCATCGCCGCTCGGGCGCACCTCGATTCCGGGCGGAGTGACCCGCTCGATCCCGCGATTGAGAGCCCGGCCGAGCACGTTTTCGAACGACACGAGCCGATAGCCTCGCTCGGTCAGAAGGGCCCCGATGGCAGGGTCGACGAGGTGGGCGAGCTCGACCTGCACGGGTGTGTCGACCGCGGCATAGGCCTGCTCGATCTCGTCGAGCGCACCGGCGCTCGGAAGGCCACCGAAGCCGAGCCCCGCGATCTTGTTGAACGGCGAGCCCTCTTCGGCGTAGCTCGCGACGCCGCC
This region of Mycobacteriales bacterium genomic DNA includes:
- a CDS encoding GNAT family N-acetyltransferase — translated: MDADRMPLFCSAALAERIERVEAQLITEASEAGRRRRADTAGFVIPVAGGVASYAEEGSPFNKIAGLGFGGLPSAGALDEIEQAYAAVDTPVQVELAHLVDPAIGALLTERGYRLVSFENVLGRALNRGIERVTPPGIEVRPSGDDEFDTWLDVVADGFAHPDTQGLPSHEDFPREVIAGAMRDLTSAGVTRYVALRDGVVAGGASFRAADGVAQLTGAATTAAHRRRGVQTALLSARLADAAAAGCDIAVVTTQPASKSQQNAQRQGFDLLYTRAVLVAQP